The segment atctggaggtgctgacagttccatggctccttgtcacataaagtgttttcgcaaaacaaactttattgatttagatctacatctctcgcgtgttgattggtcgtttctttattcattaccgaacatagatgcaactgttaactcgttttatagttctatttactccgcccttaatacgtttgttccagatatcactgtacctgtatcgtccaagcctccctggttctccaagtatttgtcatacttaaaaaataataaatcccggctctataaaaagtaccagaagtcgggctccacgttggccttagctctatactcctccgctcgctctctgttccttgccgtcaatagtcagtgttataatcatttcCTTTcccaatgtagtagtaactttcgtagtgatcctaaaaaattctattcgttcgttaattctaagcgcaagtcaaacgtttttcctccgtcccttcattaccagaacaaaacagaagcttctgctgttggtattgcaaatttattcgctaactttttccaaacaacgtactcgtctcatatttacaacgcatccactccgtatccgtaccagctacctcaagctaacagcatttttctgccctttttcgaggaaagcgttgttctggaaggtttgtcatctatggacatatcgttttctgcgggtccagataaagtaccaagttgcatcttaaaacactgtgcccagtccctttgcaaacccttgacctttttctttaacctctccttggaacagtcttgtctcccagtaatttggaatgagtcctacatcattccgcttcacaaaaaaggttcaagatcaaacattgaaaactatcgtggtatcgcaaagctttccgccatcccgaagcttcttgagttcctggtcacccggcaactgcaacatctttgttgcagcttgatatctccgtcgcaacacggttttttcagacatcgttcaacatcgactaaccttcttgagttttctaacctaatccaccgtggttttcaaattggtttgcagacggatgtagtttttacggacttcagcaaggcattcgattctgtgaaccatgctctgcttattcaaaagctctctttattagggttcccaacgaatcttctagattggattttgtcctatctctctaaccgtactcaacgtgttttgttttctaacgtgttgtcaaatactgttaatgttacttcaggtgtgccacagggaagtcatctgggcccgcttctgtttattttatttgtgaacgaccttcctcaagttataacatactctactacactaatgtatgctgatgatgtcaaaatctgtctttcttactctgattggtatttgcacacacgcgttcaacttgatctaagtgaactactattgtggtgttcaactaatcttctttttctgaacctttccaaatgcaaacttatgacattttaccgtcgcgctcctcattttgtctcatatgttctaggaaatcatgtccttgagcgaatttcgagttcaaatgacctcggagtcctttttgatcataagatgtgtttcaacacccatatagctgcaactgtaaataaagctaagggtgttttagcgttcatcaagcgttggtccaaggagtttgacgacccgtacgttacgaaacaactgtacatctcgttagtacgtcctatattggagtattgttcttgtgtgtggagcccgcagtataaagagcagcaggctgttattgaatccgtgcaaaagcaattttaatttttgcccttcggaactttaactgggactcgggtagaatcttgccaccctaccggtctaggctaaatcttattgacctgccgtcgttgcaccatcgcagaatatgcaatggcgtaatgttcgtgcacaagctccttcttgggactgttgactcccaaattctcttgggtcagattgacttggccgttccatccagacctacccgtacttttaggcctatccgtctacccatatgtaggtctaattatgctgatcatgaaccttttagggttttatgccataattataactccctctgtcaaaccctatcccctgaactgtctcttaaactaattgcatgcaacatttataatcatttaaatttagctaacttttaacttatccttttccgcctttagtaacgaagtaccattattaacagataatttgttaatttaataaataaataaataaataaaaaagggaattatccgttagcccattgataaagtcattatggcaattgggaaacaacaggttagcgtcattacaaggcagccaagaaagaaatgggaggttaaagtcccccatgacaataattcgatcattgcaccccaATTCataaacaacattattaattgctgagaggtggtgtaagtaaagctcagcatcagacctgggaggaatgtaagagcaggttaaatagaaaaatgcggagccaacacgaactttgactgcaacaaattcaattccatgaatgttattgaatgggaataactcagatgagaaaacagatttaactgcaatcagaaccccacctgcaaaagatgggcggtccattctataaatagtgtaactatcaatgaaaatttcatgatcattgacagaggagttaagccaggtttcggtaacaACGCtagcatcgaaatcaaaggacgcgctattagtatgaatttgacgcaattttcccagcaaactgcgaacgttctgatagtgcatggaaaaatagtacatcagttttttggagcatgttcggtaattcttggattcgagttcgaatctttgagaaggaactcatgcacaattgtatgctcaggccatattgacggttctagagaacaggatagtaaagaatcagggagaagaattttaaaggatgatatgttgcgcttatgtttaaatgtaaatttagtcacaactatatcaacaggcgaagtgttaagtttagcggcaagatgttgtttaacatcctccgttgtagcctcaggaataagacgagaaacaaatattgctttccgagggaccactgctttaagttgaagtcccgagcgagatcgagatggtggagccactcctaaaagagatctcggtacaagggcagaggaattggcagcaatggctgtagcaggaattggagtaggaattggagcatgaattggagcaggaattggcaagacgtcgtcagcaaccagcacacccgcactaggagcactcaccgcgtcagaagtgacggccacagaaactgcagcaCTGCAGCactcatccgtgctgtaatgagacataaggtaagcatggattccctttcgtacgagtacgacggttctgttcctgcttaccgatgttgtgTAGAACAGGttgtgatttgaggactttagtccggccactgaattgcctgtcgtaatccagggctcctggactagagctatgtcggcgagcccttgctccatggcgatgaggagccaccttagggttggatcgtcgttgcactttaggatcttaaccccatttagccacccagcaccatcgaacgtgggcataggggccgcggggtcttcctccatgtgtgcaaacagtgcgtcgacgagacgcgcgtgcacaagcttccactgtgccgctgacatcttgccgttttcctcgctccggtcggtgagtgccacgatcaaatgtcgtttggtcacatcgctgaccttcgcTTTCGGTTTcgatggcttcttggccactttcggtggaggggcactcttgggcccgcgttgccgcttgaaGAAACAAATGATtgtttcttcttcttttgAACCTTTTCGGCACTTTAAGCTTTTCAGTTGAAGCTCTCTGCTTGCTGCAAGCTCTAGTGGCGAAATATATTAGCTTTTCATAATAAAATGGAACAAAAGTTAAGGCCAGTCCGGCCAGGGGAAATACAATAGAATACACTATACAAAGACCTCAACATGATGAACGTCACTGAAGCGGAAAAAGAGGAAATAAACACTCCCAATGGTAAGTTTTATACCCAATCGGGTATTAATTACTTAAAATGAACATATAATGATTATTTGACCCACAGCTTCGTTTCCAGACCTTGAAAAGAGACTGGAGCAGTACATGGGAACACTTTTCAGTAAAAAATATATCTGGACTGAAAATATATGTGATCCTGCTGCAGTGGAATACTTCGGTGTGATGAGCCTAACCGATGTACGCTCTCCCCGGCGTAAGCTCTGGTACATGTATTATAGCACCAGCGATCAGGTTGACATCACGGTTGACCGCATCCACCGCAAATATGgccagaaaaatatgtacgATCTGTTTCGAAAGCCCATCTTCAGTGGTGCCGGTCTGCGATCCCGGGTAAAGAATCACTTTGCAGCCCTGAAGTGGTACGTAAAAGGGAATATACTGGAGGCCCCGCCAGATACCTTATACAATGACGAAAAAGTGATAAACACtatgtaaggaagcgatcctgggctggggtacatatctcagtctactccagggtcgaacttacagcaatatttataatttgccgggactccgtatttcggaccgacgatgggggacggggccgcagttcggcggacgggagcgatcgtagcAGTTGGTTCGTGGCAGTTGGTTCCACCGAGAGCACTCCGgctatcgccgaatagcgccttcagaaccccaccgaactcagaatcaatacggaggtctttactatgcgataataccgacaggtgtcgccgagggTACCTAGGCTaccgccggacagtacttacgggaccctgccggcctgagagttactacgaagcgggaAGGGGGAcattgctatgcgggaataccgacaagtatcgccgagagtacctaggctatcgccagacggtacttacgggacccggtcggcctaagaattactacgacgcggaaggggaactttgctatgcggaaataccggcaagtatcgccgagagtgcctaggctatcgccggacggtacttacgggaccctgtcggcctaagaattactacgacgcggaaaggggaactttgctatgcggggataccgacaagtatcgccgagagtacctaggctatcgccggacggtacttacgggaccctgtcggcctaagaattactacgacgcgggcgggggactttgctatgcggaaataccgacaagtatcgccgagagtacctaggctatcgccggacggtacttacgggaccctgtcggcctaagaattactacgacgcggaaaggggaactttgctatgcgggaataccgacaagtatcgccgagagtgcctaggctatcgccggacggcacttacgggaccctgtcggcctaagaattactacgacgcggaaagcggaactttgctatgcgggaatacagacaagtatcgccgagagtacctaggctatcgccggacggtacttacgggaccctgtcggcctaagaattactacgacgcggaaaggggaactttgccatgcgggaataccgacaagtatcgccgagagtacctaggctatcgccggacggtacttacgggaccctgtcggcctaagaattactacgacgcggaaaggggaactttgctatgcgggaataccgacaagtatcgccgagagtacctaggctatcgccggacggtacttacgggaccctgtcggcctaaaaattactacgacgcggaaaggggaactttgctatgcgggaatactgacaagtatcgccgagagtacgtaggctatcgccggacggtacttacgggaccctgtcggcctaagaattactacgacgcggaaaggggaactttgctatgcggaaataccgacaagtatcgccaagagtacctaggctatcgccggacggtacttacgggaccctgtcggcctaagaattactacgacgcggaaaggggaactttgctatgcgggaatactgacaagtatcgccgagagtacctaggctatcgccggacgttacttacgggaccctgtcggcctaagaattactacgacgcggaaagggggactttgctatgcggaaataccgacaagtatcgccgagagtacctaggctatcgccggacggtacttacgggaccctgtcggcctaagaattactacgacgcggaaaggggaactttgctatgcggaaataccggcaagtatcgccgagagtgcctaggctatcgcaGGACGGcccttacgggaccctgtcggcctaagagttactacgacgcggaaaggggaactttgctatgcgggaataccgacaagtatcgccgagagtacctaggctatcgccggacggtacttacgggaccctatcggcctaagaattactacgacgcggaaaggggaactttgctatgcgggaatactgacaagtatcgccgagagtacctaggctatcgccggacggtacttacgggaccctgtcggcctaagaattattacgacgcggaaaggggaactttgctatgcggaaataccggcaagtatcgccgagagtgcctaggctatcgccggacggtacttacgggaccctgtcggcctatgaattactacgacgcggaaaggtgaactttgctatgcgggaataccgacaagtatggccgagagtacctaggctatcgccggacggtacttacgggaccctgtcggcctaagaattattacgacgcggaaaggggaactttgctatgcggaaataccggcaagtatcgccgagagtgcctaggctatcgccggacggcacttacgggaccctgtcggcctaagaattactacgacgcggaaaggggaactttgctatgcgggaataccaaGACACCAACAGGAGTCACCGGGGGGCGCctagacgatcgtcggatagcgaCCTCTGGACCCTGCGGGGTCACAAACTACTGGAGGGAATCGTGCGGAGGGAACAACGACAGGTAtcaccgagaacgcctaggcaatcgccggacagcggcctcaggatcctgtcgggctacgaactactggatggaatcacacagactcgggcaagaggcgggaggaaaggcagagaagatgaagccccgggcctccaggttccctagtgtatagattgttggaggtcgtgctatgtttctgttatattcgttacatttcactttattctttcttggttccctacctatcgcaccgctcagcagcccgtatgCACGTCCAGAGACTcgcttacccctgaactcccacgcttgtattcgtcgaaagcctcctcttccccgtgggtacggcgtagatgcaggatctcctctgTGTCACTGATCGCATTGGCGTGGATCTGGTCCGCCACGTGTCTTACTTTTCGTACGCCACTCGAATTTTATCCGCAaacacgtccgactcctacgactgctTCCAAACGACTTTTTTCTCCTTCCACGTTTTCCCAGCTCAGAGCCGGCGTTCTGCTGGCTCTCCGATCCAGCGTCAGCGTGGGCGGCTAGCGTCGTCATCttccgcggcggcagagggctggcgccgtcgttcggcgtctgaaaagccagtggcgtccgccgtgatcggGACGGGTCGAAGTCAACGACTCCCTCATCGGGACGTTCTGGGGGTAGTCCGGCGTGGGCGGCTACGAGGGGAGGCGGGACGTCATCTGACCCCGACGGGTTGGCTGGTGCCCACTGCTGGTTCGCCTGGGGCGCGAAGCCCAGGCTCATGAGGGACCCGGAATCGGACCCTCCGTCGTCGCGTTGGGGTCCTACTTCCCCCCCTGTATCGCTTGCGTGGGACACGTCGGAGTAGTGTGGTCCAGCACCGTCCCCGGATTCGTCCTCGTGGTGTACTGCTGGAGGGGTGGCTGCCCGACCTTGACCGGCCAGGTTCCACTCGGCCCAAAGGGGCGAGTCCCAT is part of the Drosophila miranda strain MSH22 chromosome Y unlocalized genomic scaffold, D.miranda_PacBio2.1 Contig_Y1_pilon, whole genome shotgun sequence genome and harbors:
- the LOC117191479 gene encoding uncharacterized protein LOC117191479; the encoded protein is MMNVTEAEKEEINTPNASFPDLEKRLEQYMGTLFSKKYIWTENICDPAAVEYFGVMSLTDVRSPRRKLWYMYYSTSDQVDITVDRIHRKYGQKNMYDLFRKPIFSGAGLRSRVKNHFAALKWYVKGNILEAPPDTLYNDEKVINTITDLYYAERRRYYDFIMGQNVYFKSWGVAPAST